The Lactuca sativa cultivar Salinas chromosome 2, Lsat_Salinas_v11, whole genome shotgun sequence genome includes a window with the following:
- the LOC111921582 gene encoding inositol hexakisphosphate and diphosphoinositol-pentakisphosphate kinase VIP1 isoform X2, which produces MVEGRGSNGVGKKIKVGVCVMEKKVFSAPMGQILERLQAFGEFEIIHFGDRVILDEPIERWPICDCLIAFHSSGYPLKKAEAYAALRKPFLVNELGPQHLLHDRRKVYECLEMYGIPVPRYALVNRDKPYQDLEYFVEEEDFVEVHGQRFWKPFVEKPVHGDDHSIMIYYPSAAGGGMKELFRKVGNRSSEFHPEVRRVRREGSYIYEEFMPTGGTDVKVYTVGPEYAHAEARKSPVVDGVVMRNPDGKEVRYPVLLTPNEKQMAREVCIAFRQGVCGFDLLRCEGRSYVCDVNGWSFVKNSYKYYDDAACVLRKMFLDAKAPHLSTTIPPVLPWKVSEPAQPSEGLTRQGSGIIGSFGQSEELHCVIAIIRHGDRTPKQKVKLKVTEEKLLNLMLKYNGGRPRAETKLKSAVQLQDLLDATRILVPRTRPGPGSDSEAEDIEHAEKLRQVKAVLEEGGHFSGIYRKVQLKPLKWVKVAKGDTEEERPIEALMVLKYGGVLTHAGRKQAEELGRYFRNNMYPGEGTGLLRLHSTYRHDLKIYSSDEGRVQMSAAAFAKGLLDLEGQLTPILVSLVSKDSSMLDGLDNASIEMEEAKARLNELITTGVKAAQANGLSNKKPWMVDGAGLPLNAADLLPTLVKLTKKVTEQVRLLAKDEDEKLAETTSYDVIPPYDQARALGKTNIDVDRIAAGLPCGSEGFLLMYARWRKVERDLYNERKDRYDITQIPDVYDSCKYDLLHNAHLNIDGLDELFKVAQLLADGVIPNEYGINPKQKLKIGSKIARRLLGKILIDLRNTREEATNVAELKSQCQTSTTSNSMKNVREQIDHQPKSIIKSEESRRTSFTSEKSMDQDEDDDKEIKYRLDPKYANVRTPERHVRTRLYFTSESHIHSLMNVLRYCNLDESLQGEAGLICDNALERLLKTKELDYMSYIVLRMFENTEVNLEDPKRYRLEMTFSRGADLSPLEKKGVEATSLHQEHTLPIMGPERLQEVGSYLTLDKMEEMVRPFAMPAEDFPPPTTPQGFSGYFKSAGVLERLVNLWPFHKHANGNNVK; this is translated from the exons ATGGTGGAGGGGAGGGGAAGTAATGGTGTCGGGAAGAAGATCAAAGTCGGTGTGTGTGTTATGGAAAAGAAG GTTTTCTCGGCTCCGATGGGACAAATCTTAGAGAGGCTGCAAGCATTCGGTGAATTTGAG ATCATCCATTTTGGGGACAGAGTTATCCTGGATGAACCGATAGAGAG GTGGCCAATATGTGATTGTTTGATTGCTTTCCATTCCTCTGGATATCCTCTTAAAAAAGCTGAAGCTTATGCTGCACTAAGGAA ACCTTTCCTTGTAAACGAATTGGGACCACAACACCTTCTTCATGACCGGAGGAAAGTATATGAG TGCCTGGAAATGTATGGAATTCCAGTTCCAAGATATGCATTAGTAAATAGGGACAAACCATATCAAGATTTGGAGTATTTTGTTGAGGAAGAAGATTTTGTTGAGGTTCATGGGCAGCGATTTTGGAAGCCTTTTGTAGAGAAGCCTGTTCATG GTGATGATCACAGCATAATGATATATTACCCAAGTGCAGCAGGGGGTGGTATGAAAGAATTGTTTAGAAAG GTTGGCAACAGATCAAGTGAGTTTCATCCAGAGGTCAGAAGAGTGAGACGTGAGGGCTCTTATATATATGAGGAATTTATGCCAACTGGTGGAACAGATGTTAAG GTGTATACAGTTGGTCCAGAATATGCACATGCTGAGGCAAGGAAGTCTCCTGTTGTTGATGGTGTAGTTATGAGAAATCCAGATGGCAAAGAA GTCAGGTATCCGGTGCTTCTTACTCCAAATGAGAAACAAATGGCAAGAGAAGTTTGCATTGCATTTAGGCAAGGG GTGTGTGGGTTTGATCTGTTGCGGTGTGAAGGCCGTTCGTATGTTTGTGATGTGAATGGGTGGAGCTTTGTCAAAAACTCCTACAA ATATTATGATGATGCTGCTTGTGTGTTGAGGAAGATGTTTCTAGATGCAAAAGCTCCCCATCTTTCAACAACAATCCCACCAGTTTTACCTTGGAAAGTCAGTGAGCCAGCTCAGCCTTCTGAGGGGCTAACACGTCAGGGAAGTGGGATCATTGGCTCTTTTGGACAATCCGAGGAGTTACACTGTGTGATTGCTATTATTCGTCA TGGTGATAGAACTCCAAAACAAAAGGTAAAGTTGAAAGTCACTGAGGAAAAATTGTTGAACTTAATGCTAAAATACAATGGGGGAAGACCCAGAGCTGAg ACAAAACTCAAAAGTGCAGTTCAGTTGCAGGACTTGTTGGATGCTACACGGATATTAGTACCTCGTACTAG ACCTGGTCCTGGAAGTGACAGCGAGGCAGAAGACATTGAACATGCAGAAAAGCTTCGTCAAGTCAAAGCAGTCCTTGAAGAG GGTGGACATTTCTCAGGCATTTATCGAAAGGTTCAACTTAAGCCACTTAAGTGGGTTAAAGTTGCAAAAGGTGATACTGAAGAAGAACGCCCCATTGAAGCACTCATGGTTTTAAAATATGGTGGTGTTCTTACACATGCTGGTCGAAAACAG GCTGAAGAACTTGGGCGATACTTTCGCAACAATATGTATCCAGGTGAAGGTACTGGACTCCTTCGCCTTCACAGCACATATCGCCATGACCTTAAAATTTACAGCTCTGATGAGGGCCGTGTGCAG ATGTCAGCTGCTGCATTTGCCAAGGGGCTCCTAGACTTGGAAGGACAATTAACACCAATACTGGTTTCACTTGTTAGCAAGGATTCATCAATGTTGGATGGACTTGATAATGCAAGTATTGAAATGGAAGAAGCTAAG GCGAGATTGAACGAATTGATAACAACTGGAGTGAAGGCAGCACAGGCAAATGGATTATCTAATAAAAAACCCTGGATGGTTGATGGGGCTGGACTTCCACTCAATGCTGCAGACCTTCTACCTACACtg GTAAAGCTGACTAAAAAAGTTACTGAACAAGTGAGACTACTAGCAAAAGATGAAGATGAAAAGCTTGCTGAAACAACCTCATATGATGTAATTCCACCATATGATCAAGCAAGAGCACTTGGTAAAACAAATATAGATGTTGACCGAATTGCTGCTGGATTACCTTGTGGAAGTGAAGGCTTTCTTTTAATGTATGCACGATGGAGAAAAGTTGAAAGGGACTTGTACAATGAACGCAAAGA TAGGTACGACATAACACAAATTCCAGATGTTTACGACTCATGCAAGTATGATCTGCTGCACAATGCACATCTTAATATAGATGGACTTGATGAGCTTTTCAAGGTTGCTCAG TTACTTGCTGATGGTGTTATTCCAAATGAGTATGGCATCAACCCAAAGCAAAAACTGAAAATAGGCTCCAAG ATTGCTCGACGTCTATTGGGTAAAATTTTAATCGACTTGAGGAATACACGTGAAGAAGCCACTAATGTAGCAGAATTGAAGAGTCAGTGTCAAACGTCAACCACCTCCAATTCCATGAAGAATGTGAGAGAACAGATAGATCATCAACCTAAATCCATCATTAAAAGTGAAGAATCAAGAAGAACAAGCTTCACAAGTGAAAAGTCGATGGATCAAGATGAGGATGATGACAAAGAAATAAAATACCGTTTGGATCCAAA ATATGCCAATGTGCGGACACCCGAGAGACATGTTCGGACCCGTCTTTACTTCACATCA GAATCTCATATTCACTCATTGATGAATGTTCTTCGTTATTGTAACTTGGATGAATCCCTTCAAGGGGAGGCGGGCCTCATTTGTGACAATGCTTTGGAACGGCTTTTGAAAACAAAGGAGCTCGATTACATGAGCTACATTGTATTGAGGATGTTTGAAAATACCGAG GTAAATTTGGAAGACCCAAAAAGGTATCGTTTGGAGATGACTTTTAGCCGTGGTGCAGATTTATCCCCTTTGGAG aaAAAAGGTGTGGAGGCGACTTCACTGCATCAGGAACACACATTACCAATAATGGGTCCAGAGAGGTTGCAAGAAGTGGGGTCGTATCTTACATTGGATAAGATGGAAGAGATGGTTAGGCCATTTGCAATGCCTGCAGAAGACTTCCCCCCACCAACAACTCCTCAGGGGTTCTCAGGTTACTTCAAAAGTGCAGGGGTGTTGGAGCGCTTGGTAAACCTTTGGCCCTTCCATAAACATGCAAATGGTAATAATGTCAAATGA
- the LOC111921582 gene encoding inositol hexakisphosphate and diphosphoinositol-pentakisphosphate kinase VIP1 isoform X1, with translation MVEGRGSNGVGKKIKVGVCVMEKKVKCGPEVFSAPMGQILERLQAFGEFEIIHFGDRVILDEPIERWPICDCLIAFHSSGYPLKKAEAYAALRKPFLVNELGPQHLLHDRRKVYECLEMYGIPVPRYALVNRDKPYQDLEYFVEEEDFVEVHGQRFWKPFVEKPVHGDDHSIMIYYPSAAGGGMKELFRKVGNRSSEFHPEVRRVRREGSYIYEEFMPTGGTDVKVYTVGPEYAHAEARKSPVVDGVVMRNPDGKEVRYPVLLTPNEKQMAREVCIAFRQGVCGFDLLRCEGRSYVCDVNGWSFVKNSYKYYDDAACVLRKMFLDAKAPHLSTTIPPVLPWKVSEPAQPSEGLTRQGSGIIGSFGQSEELHCVIAIIRHGDRTPKQKVKLKVTEEKLLNLMLKYNGGRPRAETKLKSAVQLQDLLDATRILVPRTRPGPGSDSEAEDIEHAEKLRQVKAVLEEGGHFSGIYRKVQLKPLKWVKVAKGDTEEERPIEALMVLKYGGVLTHAGRKQAEELGRYFRNNMYPGEGTGLLRLHSTYRHDLKIYSSDEGRVQMSAAAFAKGLLDLEGQLTPILVSLVSKDSSMLDGLDNASIEMEEAKARLNELITTGVKAAQANGLSNKKPWMVDGAGLPLNAADLLPTLVKLTKKVTEQVRLLAKDEDEKLAETTSYDVIPPYDQARALGKTNIDVDRIAAGLPCGSEGFLLMYARWRKVERDLYNERKDRYDITQIPDVYDSCKYDLLHNAHLNIDGLDELFKVAQLLADGVIPNEYGINPKQKLKIGSKIARRLLGKILIDLRNTREEATNVAELKSQCQTSTTSNSMKNVREQIDHQPKSIIKSEESRRTSFTSEKSMDQDEDDDKEIKYRLDPKYANVRTPERHVRTRLYFTSESHIHSLMNVLRYCNLDESLQGEAGLICDNALERLLKTKELDYMSYIVLRMFENTEVNLEDPKRYRLEMTFSRGADLSPLEKKGVEATSLHQEHTLPIMGPERLQEVGSYLTLDKMEEMVRPFAMPAEDFPPPTTPQGFSGYFKSAGVLERLVNLWPFHKHANGNNVK, from the exons ATGGTGGAGGGGAGGGGAAGTAATGGTGTCGGGAAGAAGATCAAAGTCGGTGTGTGTGTTATGGAAAAGAAGGTGAAATGCGGCCCCGAG GTTTTCTCGGCTCCGATGGGACAAATCTTAGAGAGGCTGCAAGCATTCGGTGAATTTGAG ATCATCCATTTTGGGGACAGAGTTATCCTGGATGAACCGATAGAGAG GTGGCCAATATGTGATTGTTTGATTGCTTTCCATTCCTCTGGATATCCTCTTAAAAAAGCTGAAGCTTATGCTGCACTAAGGAA ACCTTTCCTTGTAAACGAATTGGGACCACAACACCTTCTTCATGACCGGAGGAAAGTATATGAG TGCCTGGAAATGTATGGAATTCCAGTTCCAAGATATGCATTAGTAAATAGGGACAAACCATATCAAGATTTGGAGTATTTTGTTGAGGAAGAAGATTTTGTTGAGGTTCATGGGCAGCGATTTTGGAAGCCTTTTGTAGAGAAGCCTGTTCATG GTGATGATCACAGCATAATGATATATTACCCAAGTGCAGCAGGGGGTGGTATGAAAGAATTGTTTAGAAAG GTTGGCAACAGATCAAGTGAGTTTCATCCAGAGGTCAGAAGAGTGAGACGTGAGGGCTCTTATATATATGAGGAATTTATGCCAACTGGTGGAACAGATGTTAAG GTGTATACAGTTGGTCCAGAATATGCACATGCTGAGGCAAGGAAGTCTCCTGTTGTTGATGGTGTAGTTATGAGAAATCCAGATGGCAAAGAA GTCAGGTATCCGGTGCTTCTTACTCCAAATGAGAAACAAATGGCAAGAGAAGTTTGCATTGCATTTAGGCAAGGG GTGTGTGGGTTTGATCTGTTGCGGTGTGAAGGCCGTTCGTATGTTTGTGATGTGAATGGGTGGAGCTTTGTCAAAAACTCCTACAA ATATTATGATGATGCTGCTTGTGTGTTGAGGAAGATGTTTCTAGATGCAAAAGCTCCCCATCTTTCAACAACAATCCCACCAGTTTTACCTTGGAAAGTCAGTGAGCCAGCTCAGCCTTCTGAGGGGCTAACACGTCAGGGAAGTGGGATCATTGGCTCTTTTGGACAATCCGAGGAGTTACACTGTGTGATTGCTATTATTCGTCA TGGTGATAGAACTCCAAAACAAAAGGTAAAGTTGAAAGTCACTGAGGAAAAATTGTTGAACTTAATGCTAAAATACAATGGGGGAAGACCCAGAGCTGAg ACAAAACTCAAAAGTGCAGTTCAGTTGCAGGACTTGTTGGATGCTACACGGATATTAGTACCTCGTACTAG ACCTGGTCCTGGAAGTGACAGCGAGGCAGAAGACATTGAACATGCAGAAAAGCTTCGTCAAGTCAAAGCAGTCCTTGAAGAG GGTGGACATTTCTCAGGCATTTATCGAAAGGTTCAACTTAAGCCACTTAAGTGGGTTAAAGTTGCAAAAGGTGATACTGAAGAAGAACGCCCCATTGAAGCACTCATGGTTTTAAAATATGGTGGTGTTCTTACACATGCTGGTCGAAAACAG GCTGAAGAACTTGGGCGATACTTTCGCAACAATATGTATCCAGGTGAAGGTACTGGACTCCTTCGCCTTCACAGCACATATCGCCATGACCTTAAAATTTACAGCTCTGATGAGGGCCGTGTGCAG ATGTCAGCTGCTGCATTTGCCAAGGGGCTCCTAGACTTGGAAGGACAATTAACACCAATACTGGTTTCACTTGTTAGCAAGGATTCATCAATGTTGGATGGACTTGATAATGCAAGTATTGAAATGGAAGAAGCTAAG GCGAGATTGAACGAATTGATAACAACTGGAGTGAAGGCAGCACAGGCAAATGGATTATCTAATAAAAAACCCTGGATGGTTGATGGGGCTGGACTTCCACTCAATGCTGCAGACCTTCTACCTACACtg GTAAAGCTGACTAAAAAAGTTACTGAACAAGTGAGACTACTAGCAAAAGATGAAGATGAAAAGCTTGCTGAAACAACCTCATATGATGTAATTCCACCATATGATCAAGCAAGAGCACTTGGTAAAACAAATATAGATGTTGACCGAATTGCTGCTGGATTACCTTGTGGAAGTGAAGGCTTTCTTTTAATGTATGCACGATGGAGAAAAGTTGAAAGGGACTTGTACAATGAACGCAAAGA TAGGTACGACATAACACAAATTCCAGATGTTTACGACTCATGCAAGTATGATCTGCTGCACAATGCACATCTTAATATAGATGGACTTGATGAGCTTTTCAAGGTTGCTCAG TTACTTGCTGATGGTGTTATTCCAAATGAGTATGGCATCAACCCAAAGCAAAAACTGAAAATAGGCTCCAAG ATTGCTCGACGTCTATTGGGTAAAATTTTAATCGACTTGAGGAATACACGTGAAGAAGCCACTAATGTAGCAGAATTGAAGAGTCAGTGTCAAACGTCAACCACCTCCAATTCCATGAAGAATGTGAGAGAACAGATAGATCATCAACCTAAATCCATCATTAAAAGTGAAGAATCAAGAAGAACAAGCTTCACAAGTGAAAAGTCGATGGATCAAGATGAGGATGATGACAAAGAAATAAAATACCGTTTGGATCCAAA ATATGCCAATGTGCGGACACCCGAGAGACATGTTCGGACCCGTCTTTACTTCACATCA GAATCTCATATTCACTCATTGATGAATGTTCTTCGTTATTGTAACTTGGATGAATCCCTTCAAGGGGAGGCGGGCCTCATTTGTGACAATGCTTTGGAACGGCTTTTGAAAACAAAGGAGCTCGATTACATGAGCTACATTGTATTGAGGATGTTTGAAAATACCGAG GTAAATTTGGAAGACCCAAAAAGGTATCGTTTGGAGATGACTTTTAGCCGTGGTGCAGATTTATCCCCTTTGGAG aaAAAAGGTGTGGAGGCGACTTCACTGCATCAGGAACACACATTACCAATAATGGGTCCAGAGAGGTTGCAAGAAGTGGGGTCGTATCTTACATTGGATAAGATGGAAGAGATGGTTAGGCCATTTGCAATGCCTGCAGAAGACTTCCCCCCACCAACAACTCCTCAGGGGTTCTCAGGTTACTTCAAAAGTGCAGGGGTGTTGGAGCGCTTGGTAAACCTTTGGCCCTTCCATAAACATGCAAATGGTAATAATGTCAAATGA
- the LOC111921582 gene encoding inositol hexakisphosphate and diphosphoinositol-pentakisphosphate kinase VIP2 isoform X3, with amino-acid sequence MLSAAIGISRKSLLLDSILFIIHFGDRVILDEPIERWPICDCLIAFHSSGYPLKKAEAYAALRKPFLVNELGPQHLLHDRRKVYECLEMYGIPVPRYALVNRDKPYQDLEYFVEEEDFVEVHGQRFWKPFVEKPVHGDDHSIMIYYPSAAGGGMKELFRKVGNRSSEFHPEVRRVRREGSYIYEEFMPTGGTDVKVYTVGPEYAHAEARKSPVVDGVVMRNPDGKEVRYPVLLTPNEKQMAREVCIAFRQGVCGFDLLRCEGRSYVCDVNGWSFVKNSYKYYDDAACVLRKMFLDAKAPHLSTTIPPVLPWKVSEPAQPSEGLTRQGSGIIGSFGQSEELHCVIAIIRHGDRTPKQKVKLKVTEEKLLNLMLKYNGGRPRAETKLKSAVQLQDLLDATRILVPRTRPGPGSDSEAEDIEHAEKLRQVKAVLEEGGHFSGIYRKVQLKPLKWVKVAKGDTEEERPIEALMVLKYGGVLTHAGRKQAEELGRYFRNNMYPGEGTGLLRLHSTYRHDLKIYSSDEGRVQMSAAAFAKGLLDLEGQLTPILVSLVSKDSSMLDGLDNASIEMEEAKARLNELITTGVKAAQANGLSNKKPWMVDGAGLPLNAADLLPTLVKLTKKVTEQVRLLAKDEDEKLAETTSYDVIPPYDQARALGKTNIDVDRIAAGLPCGSEGFLLMYARWRKVERDLYNERKDRYDITQIPDVYDSCKYDLLHNAHLNIDGLDELFKVAQLLADGVIPNEYGINPKQKLKIGSKIARRLLGKILIDLRNTREEATNVAELKSQCQTSTTSNSMKNVREQIDHQPKSIIKSEESRRTSFTSEKSMDQDEDDDKEIKYRLDPKYANVRTPERHVRTRLYFTSESHIHSLMNVLRYCNLDESLQGEAGLICDNALERLLKTKELDYMSYIVLRMFENTEVNLEDPKRYRLEMTFSRGADLSPLEKKGVEATSLHQEHTLPIMGPERLQEVGSYLTLDKMEEMVRPFAMPAEDFPPPTTPQGFSGYFKSAGVLERLVNLWPFHKHANGNNVK; translated from the exons ATGTTAAGTGCGGCGATTGGCATCTCTAGAAAAAGTTTGCTATTAGACAGCATATTATTC ATCATCCATTTTGGGGACAGAGTTATCCTGGATGAACCGATAGAGAG GTGGCCAATATGTGATTGTTTGATTGCTTTCCATTCCTCTGGATATCCTCTTAAAAAAGCTGAAGCTTATGCTGCACTAAGGAA ACCTTTCCTTGTAAACGAATTGGGACCACAACACCTTCTTCATGACCGGAGGAAAGTATATGAG TGCCTGGAAATGTATGGAATTCCAGTTCCAAGATATGCATTAGTAAATAGGGACAAACCATATCAAGATTTGGAGTATTTTGTTGAGGAAGAAGATTTTGTTGAGGTTCATGGGCAGCGATTTTGGAAGCCTTTTGTAGAGAAGCCTGTTCATG GTGATGATCACAGCATAATGATATATTACCCAAGTGCAGCAGGGGGTGGTATGAAAGAATTGTTTAGAAAG GTTGGCAACAGATCAAGTGAGTTTCATCCAGAGGTCAGAAGAGTGAGACGTGAGGGCTCTTATATATATGAGGAATTTATGCCAACTGGTGGAACAGATGTTAAG GTGTATACAGTTGGTCCAGAATATGCACATGCTGAGGCAAGGAAGTCTCCTGTTGTTGATGGTGTAGTTATGAGAAATCCAGATGGCAAAGAA GTCAGGTATCCGGTGCTTCTTACTCCAAATGAGAAACAAATGGCAAGAGAAGTTTGCATTGCATTTAGGCAAGGG GTGTGTGGGTTTGATCTGTTGCGGTGTGAAGGCCGTTCGTATGTTTGTGATGTGAATGGGTGGAGCTTTGTCAAAAACTCCTACAA ATATTATGATGATGCTGCTTGTGTGTTGAGGAAGATGTTTCTAGATGCAAAAGCTCCCCATCTTTCAACAACAATCCCACCAGTTTTACCTTGGAAAGTCAGTGAGCCAGCTCAGCCTTCTGAGGGGCTAACACGTCAGGGAAGTGGGATCATTGGCTCTTTTGGACAATCCGAGGAGTTACACTGTGTGATTGCTATTATTCGTCA TGGTGATAGAACTCCAAAACAAAAGGTAAAGTTGAAAGTCACTGAGGAAAAATTGTTGAACTTAATGCTAAAATACAATGGGGGAAGACCCAGAGCTGAg ACAAAACTCAAAAGTGCAGTTCAGTTGCAGGACTTGTTGGATGCTACACGGATATTAGTACCTCGTACTAG ACCTGGTCCTGGAAGTGACAGCGAGGCAGAAGACATTGAACATGCAGAAAAGCTTCGTCAAGTCAAAGCAGTCCTTGAAGAG GGTGGACATTTCTCAGGCATTTATCGAAAGGTTCAACTTAAGCCACTTAAGTGGGTTAAAGTTGCAAAAGGTGATACTGAAGAAGAACGCCCCATTGAAGCACTCATGGTTTTAAAATATGGTGGTGTTCTTACACATGCTGGTCGAAAACAG GCTGAAGAACTTGGGCGATACTTTCGCAACAATATGTATCCAGGTGAAGGTACTGGACTCCTTCGCCTTCACAGCACATATCGCCATGACCTTAAAATTTACAGCTCTGATGAGGGCCGTGTGCAG ATGTCAGCTGCTGCATTTGCCAAGGGGCTCCTAGACTTGGAAGGACAATTAACACCAATACTGGTTTCACTTGTTAGCAAGGATTCATCAATGTTGGATGGACTTGATAATGCAAGTATTGAAATGGAAGAAGCTAAG GCGAGATTGAACGAATTGATAACAACTGGAGTGAAGGCAGCACAGGCAAATGGATTATCTAATAAAAAACCCTGGATGGTTGATGGGGCTGGACTTCCACTCAATGCTGCAGACCTTCTACCTACACtg GTAAAGCTGACTAAAAAAGTTACTGAACAAGTGAGACTACTAGCAAAAGATGAAGATGAAAAGCTTGCTGAAACAACCTCATATGATGTAATTCCACCATATGATCAAGCAAGAGCACTTGGTAAAACAAATATAGATGTTGACCGAATTGCTGCTGGATTACCTTGTGGAAGTGAAGGCTTTCTTTTAATGTATGCACGATGGAGAAAAGTTGAAAGGGACTTGTACAATGAACGCAAAGA TAGGTACGACATAACACAAATTCCAGATGTTTACGACTCATGCAAGTATGATCTGCTGCACAATGCACATCTTAATATAGATGGACTTGATGAGCTTTTCAAGGTTGCTCAG TTACTTGCTGATGGTGTTATTCCAAATGAGTATGGCATCAACCCAAAGCAAAAACTGAAAATAGGCTCCAAG ATTGCTCGACGTCTATTGGGTAAAATTTTAATCGACTTGAGGAATACACGTGAAGAAGCCACTAATGTAGCAGAATTGAAGAGTCAGTGTCAAACGTCAACCACCTCCAATTCCATGAAGAATGTGAGAGAACAGATAGATCATCAACCTAAATCCATCATTAAAAGTGAAGAATCAAGAAGAACAAGCTTCACAAGTGAAAAGTCGATGGATCAAGATGAGGATGATGACAAAGAAATAAAATACCGTTTGGATCCAAA ATATGCCAATGTGCGGACACCCGAGAGACATGTTCGGACCCGTCTTTACTTCACATCA GAATCTCATATTCACTCATTGATGAATGTTCTTCGTTATTGTAACTTGGATGAATCCCTTCAAGGGGAGGCGGGCCTCATTTGTGACAATGCTTTGGAACGGCTTTTGAAAACAAAGGAGCTCGATTACATGAGCTACATTGTATTGAGGATGTTTGAAAATACCGAG GTAAATTTGGAAGACCCAAAAAGGTATCGTTTGGAGATGACTTTTAGCCGTGGTGCAGATTTATCCCCTTTGGAG aaAAAAGGTGTGGAGGCGACTTCACTGCATCAGGAACACACATTACCAATAATGGGTCCAGAGAGGTTGCAAGAAGTGGGGTCGTATCTTACATTGGATAAGATGGAAGAGATGGTTAGGCCATTTGCAATGCCTGCAGAAGACTTCCCCCCACCAACAACTCCTCAGGGGTTCTCAGGTTACTTCAAAAGTGCAGGGGTGTTGGAGCGCTTGGTAAACCTTTGGCCCTTCCATAAACATGCAAATGGTAATAATGTCAAATGA